One region of Citrus sinensis cultivar Valencia sweet orange chromosome 6, DVS_A1.0, whole genome shotgun sequence genomic DNA includes:
- the LOC102614559 gene encoding nibrin homolog: protein MVWGLFPIDPLPGEDKYYIFSKGNYKVGRKGCDIIINKDKGVSRVHAEILVDEMISLNPFQDKSSKVSTTRVRIKDCSKYGTFINKNLGSKEKVHEFPNKEATLKDGDLVSFGTGNATYRFCYAPLILFVDSFQVNAPLQEKVSSIGAFITSKFCQECTHILVQHHMRVKGELLDAIVAKKPLVDVSWLEVVAEKSIRTDFPGCNSHVTTLIMEGDLVELANVDTRENCMRGYTFLLDSSIKYKYGDKLQSLLEVSGAKSLSIQSFCPSSQDSECVEHNSVVYVLPRKSEDCSKSILKLSSLSRVNEKDLICAVLSGHLDPSVLISPSPPVLISSSCSTDETVVADSDAETEEETSPGHATAAVDNEEAPTYLSKEEISINHAVNRSDNQHETGLRDGNSSIAYRSADIHGADRSEASHGADFGDGYSCTANRLEDSHCAGFRDGSNSIANRSEDRRGTGFRDGNNCMTTSREKADLERENSDIIYSQNLVVRDLNVASTISSTANNGVLNFKRFRKTNIQSGNSFSSLIPFSKYPYKDSDNGTEEMAVSMKEEKKRKQMEALAEDMFNSAKGKRRGVAGTIYGLLSRK from the exons GTGAAGACAAGTACTACATTTTCAGCAAAGGGAATTACAAAGTGGGTCGAAAAG gttgtgatataattattaacaaagaCAAAGGGGTTTCGCGTGTTCACGCGGAGATATTGGTTGATGAAATGATTTCTTTGAACCCCTTTCAAGACAAATCTTCTAAGGTTTCCACTACCAGAGTTCGGATTAAGGATTGCTCAAAATATGGaacatttattaataagaatcTTGGGTCGAAGGAAAAAGTTCATGAATTtccaaataaagaagcaacctTGAAGGATGGTGATTTGGTTTCATTTGGAACCGGTAATGCTACTTACAG GTTTTGTTATGCTCCACTCATACTCTTTGTTGACTCCTTCCAAGTAAATGCTCCCCTACAAGAAAAAGTTTCATCAATAG GTGCTTTCATTACTAGTAAGTTTTGCCAAGAGTGCACGCACATTCTTGTTCAGCATCACATGCGAGTGAAAGGGGAACTTCTCGATGCCATTGTGGCTAAGAAACCTCTTGTTGATGTTAGTTGGCTTGAG GTTGTTGCAGAAAAAAGCATTCGCACTGATTTTCCTGGCTGCAATTC cCATGTTACTACATTGATAATGGAAGGAGATCTGGTTGAACTTGCGAATGTGGATACTCGCGAGAATTGCATGAGGGGGTATACCTTTCTATTGGATTCATCAATCAAG TATAAATATGGGGATAAATTGCAGTCGCTGTTGGAGGTGAGTGGTGCAAAGTCTCTCTCCATTCAGAGTTTTTGTCCAAGTAGCCAG GACTCGGAGTGTGTAGAACATAACAGTGTGGTGTATGTCCTACCAAGAAAGTCAGAAGATTGTTCTAAGTCAATCCTCAAACTCAGTTCACTATCTAGAGTGAATGAAAAAGATTTGATATGTGCTGTTTTATCTGGACATCTGGATCCGTCTGTATTGATATCACCATCACCACCAg TACTCATTTCATCTTCATGCTCAACGGATGAGACCGTGGTAGCTGATTCTGATGCTGaaacagaagaagaaacatCACCAGGTCATGCAACAGCTGCTGTCGATAATGAGGAAGCCCCCACATATCTAAGCAAAGAGGAAATATCCATCAATCATGCTGTGAATAGATCCGATAATCAGCATGAAACAGGCCTTAGAGATGGAAACAGTAGTATTGCATATAGATCAGCCGATATCCATGGAGCAGACAGATCAGAGGCTAGTCATGGTGCAGACTTTGGAGATGGATACAGTTGTACTGCAAATAGATTAGAGGATAGTCATTGTGCAGGCTTTAGAGATGGAAGCAACAGTATTGCAAACAGATCGGAGGATCGTCGTGGTACAGGCTTCAGAGATGGAAACAATTGTATGACTACAAGCAGAGAGAAGGCTGATCTGGAACGTGAAAATTCAGATATCATTTACAGCCAAAATTTAGTTGTTAGAGATCTGAATGTAGCTTCCACCATCAGCTCTACAGCAAACAATGGAGTCTTAAATTTCAAACGCTTCAGAAAG ACAAATATTCAATCAGGGAATAGCTTCAGCAGCCTTATTCCATTTTCAAAGTACCCATATAA AGATTCTGACAATGGGACTGAGGAAATGGCCGTGTCtatgaaagaagagaaaaagagaaagcaaaTGGAAGCTCTTGCTGAGGACATGTTTAACAGTGCAAAG GGTAAACGGCGTGGAGTAGCTGGTACCATTTATGGACTCCTTTCTCGTAAATAA
- the LOC102614062 gene encoding cactin → MGSHLKTSKSKRENSSSKRSRSERRRYDDSSSELESKSASYNSSDESPERSSRKRRERSKSKRNRHDRESDSSEDDRRRSTSNRRSRDSDSSDDDSNESDHDRRKRKSSRNITEEEIAEYLAKKAQRKAAKVAKKLRAQKVSGYSNDSNPFGDSNLNERFVWRKKIERDVSQGVPLEEFSVKAEKKRQRERMAEIEKVKKRREERALEKARHEEEMALLARERARAEFQDWEKKEEEFHFDQSKVRSEIRLREGRLKPIDVLCKHLSGSDDLDIEINEPYMVFKGLTVKEMEELRDDIKMYLDLDRATPTHVEYWEALMVVCDWELAEARKKDALDRARVRGEQPPAELLAEERGLHSSIEADVRNLLDGKTHKELEALQTKIELQMRAGTAKVVEYWEAILKRLHIYKAKACLKEIHAKMLRKHLQRLEQPSEVAKFETDLDSMPEAEVIEHDDNDAGNFSPEPVLEDTQEAEKEAGSFSPELLHGDDDEEAIDPDEDRALLERKRIAVLEDQQRRIQEAMASKPTPSDDNFELKAMKAMGAMEEGDAVFGSGAEVNLDSQVYWWHDKYRPRKPKYFNRVHTGYEWNKYNQTHYDHDNPPPKIVQGYKFNIFYPDLVDKTKAPTYTIEKDGSNGETCIIRFHAGPPYEDIAFKIVNKEWEYSHKKGFKCTFERGILHVYFNFKRYRYRR, encoded by the exons ATGGGTAGTCATTTAAAGACTAGTAAGAGCAAGAGAGAGAATTCTTCTTCCAAAAGAAGTCGAAGTGAAAGAAGGAGATACGATGACTCATCATCTGAACTGGAGTCCAAGTCTGCCTCATACAACAGTTCGGATGAGTCACCGGAAAGGAGCTCCCGCAAACGCCGAGAACGAAGTAAGAGTAAAAGGAATAGACATGACAGGGAATCAGATAGTTCTGAGGATGACAGAAGAAGAAGCACAAGCAACAGACGCAGTAGGGACTCAGATAGTTCTGATGATGATAGCAATGAGAGCGATCATGACCGCAGAAAGCGGAAGTCTTCAAGGAACATTACTGAAGAGGAAATCGCTGAGTATTTAGCTAAGAAAGCACAAAGAAAG GCGGCAAAAGTTGCAAAGAAATTGAGGGCGCAAAAGGTTTCTGGTTATTCTAATGATTCAAATCCATTTGGTGACTCCAATCTCAATGAGAG ATTTGTATGGCGAAAAAAGATAGAGCGAGATGTTTCTCAAGGTGTGCCCCTTGAAGAGTTTTCTGTTAAAGCAGAGAAAAAGAGACAGAGAGAAAGGATG GCAGAAATtgaaaaggttaaaaaaaggagagaagAAAGAGCCCTTGAAAAAGCACGACATGAGGAGGAAATG GCACTGTTGGCTAGAGAACGTGCTCGTGCTGAGTTCCAGGACTGGGAAAAGAAAGAGGAGGAG TTTCATTTTGATCAAAGCAAAGTCAGGTCAGAGATTAGACTGCGTGAAGGTCGTCTGAAGCCAATTGATGTTTTGTGCAAGCACCTTAGTGGCTCGGATGATTTAGACATAGAAATAAATGAACCATACATGGTTTTCAAG GGCTTGACAGTAAAAGAGATGGAAGAGCTTCGTgatgatatcaaaatgtatttAGATTTGGACAGGGCAACACCAACTCATGTAGAGTATTGGGAG GCGCTTATGGTGGTTTGTGATTGGGAATTAGCTGAAGCGCGGAAGAAGGATGCACTAGATCGAGCTCGAGTCCGTGGGGAACAACCTCCTGCGGAGTTGCTTGCAGAAGAGAGGGGGTTGCATTCTAGCATTGAAGCAGATGTCAGGAATCTTTTGGACGGAAAGACTCACAAGGAACTTGAGGCATTACAAACCAAGATAGAGTTGCAGATGCGTGCCGGCACAGCCAAGGTGGTTGAGTACTGGGAAGCCATTCTTAAACGGCTTCATATATATAAGGCAAAG GCTTGTTTGAAGGAAATACATGCTAAAATGCTGCGTAAGCATCTGCAACGCCTCGAGCAACCTTCGGAGGTTGCAAAATTCGAAACCGATCTTGATTCAATGCCTGAAGCAGAGGTTATTGAGCATGATGACAATG ATGCTGGAAATTTCTCTCCAGAACCTGTATTGGAGGACACTCAAGAGGCAGAGAAAGAGGCTGGATCATTTTCACCAGAATTATTacatggtgatgatgatgaagaagctATTGACCCTGATGAGGATAGGGCTTTACTG GAGCGTAAACGAATTGCAGTTTTGGAAGACCAGCAAAGACGAATTCAAGAAGCTATGGCATCAAAGCCAACTCCGTCAGATGATAACTTTGAACTGAAAGCCATGAAAGCTATGGGAGCCATGGAAGAAGGGGATGCAGTATTTGGGTCTGGTGCAGAAGTTAACCTGGACTCACAG GTGTATTGGTGGCATGATAAATACCGGCCTAGAAAACCGAAATATTTCAACCGTGTGCACACTGGATACGAGTGGAACAAATATAATCAGACTCACTATGACCATGACAACCCGCCGCCAAAAATTGTGCAAGGATATAAGTTCAATATCTTTTACCCTGACCTTGTTGACAAGACGAAGGCTCCGACATACACAATTGAGAAAGATGGAAGCAATGGCGAGACATGCATTATTAGGTTCCATGCCGGGCCTCCATATGAGGACATT GCATTCAAAATTGTTAACAAGGAATGGGAGTATTCTCATAAGAAAGGATTCAAGTGCACGTTTGAACGTGGAATATTGCATGTATACTTCAACTTCAAACGCTACCGCTACCGTCGGTGA
- the LOC102613760 gene encoding NDR1/HIN1-like protein 6, protein MADQPKIHPVQEDIEAQQKPTAPLVPRDTSKSDHGDPAAAERYPPFQRTIPVMHSKPPKRKRSCLCKCMCWTISLLLILIIIIAATVGILWLAFKPKLPKFSVDRMQVSQLNLSDNSSLEATFNVTITARNPNEKIGIYYEGGSRINVYYTDTKLCEGSLPKFYQGHKNTTVLNIPLTGQTENATALANTLQERQQRTGNVPLNLRVKQPVRIKLGKLKLMKVNFRVRCRLVVNSLNPDNNSIRIQDSSCKFRFRL, encoded by the coding sequence ATGGCTGACCAACCGAAAATCCACCCGGTGCAAGAAGATATAGAGGCACAACAAAAGCCAACAGCCCCACTAGTGCCACGTGACACGTCAAAATCCGATCATGGAGACCCGGCGGCCGCCGAGCGTTACCCGCCTTTTCAACGTACGATTCCGGTGATGCACTCAAAGCCGCCGAAGAGGAAGAGAAGCTGCTTGTGCAAGTGCATGTGTTGGACCATTTCTCTGTTACTAATCTTGATCATTATCATTGCCGCTACCGTTGGAATCCTGTGGCTTGCATTCAAACCAAAGCTGCCAAAATTTTCAGTTGACAGAATGCAAGTAAGTCAGTTAAATCTCAGCGACAACTCCAGCTTAGAAGCTACCTTCAACGTTACGATTACAGCCCGAAACCCTAATGAGAAAATAGGGATATACTACGAAGGAGGGAGCCGcataaatgtttattataCGGACACGAAGTTATGTGAAGGGTCATTGCCAAAATTTTACCAAGGTCATAAGAACACGACGGTGCTGAATATTCCGTTAACGGGGCAAACGGAGAACGCTACGGCGTTGGCAAATACGCTGCAGGAGCGACAGCAGCGGACGGGGAACGTGCCCCTGAATCTTAGGGTTAAGCAGCCTGTTAGGATCAAGCTCGGGAAGTTGAAGCTGATGAAGGTGAATTTTAGAGTCAGGTGCAGGCTTGTGGTCAACAGCTTAAACCCTGATAATAATTCTATTAGGATTCAAGATAGTAGCTGCAAGTTTAGATTTAGGCTCTAA